The following is a genomic window from Acidimicrobiales bacterium.
GCCGATGCCGTTGGGCAGGCCGAAGGCGAGGTCGTCGTTGAAGTAGACGACCTCGGCGCCGGTGACGTCGGAGTACTTCTCGAACGACTCCTTGCGGGACTGGGAGCAGACCTTGGAGTTCTCGCTCACCCCGTAGCCGAGCGACGCCACCTTGGTCTTGCCGGCCTGCTGGAGCAGGTAGGAGCCGCCCCGGGTGGTGCAGTCGGCGCACGCCGGCGGCGCGCTCGGGAAGATGGCTTCGCGACCGGTGACCTCGGTGGCGTGGATGCCCCACCCGTAGGTGGGCACGCCGGCGTCGTTGAGGTCGCCGTAGCCGGACGCCACGAGGGTGGCCACGAAGACGCCGAAGGCCTCGCCGCCGGAGATGACCTCGATGGAGCGGGCCTGGTTCTGGGCGAGCTCGTCGTCGAGGGTCTGCCCGATCTCGAGCTGGCGGCCGTAGATGCCGTTGAACTCGGTGTTCTGGTACTCGAAGTAGGCCTTCACACCGGCCTCGTAGCAGTCGAGGATGCAGGTGCCCAGAGGGTTGTTGGCCTTGGTGCCGATGACGGCGTAGCTGATGGCATCGTCGGTCACGCCGGGCACGCCGCTGATCTCGACGAAGGTGTCGCGGTCGCCCTCGACGGCGGTGCCGGACGAACCCGAGGTGGTGCTCGGCGACGAGCCGGAGTCCGAGTCGGAGTTGCTGCAGGCCGCAGCCACGAACGCCAGCGCCAGCACGATGGCCAGCAGTCGGTTCCTCATACGCATTGCCGAATCCCCCCCGGGTCCAGGTGTGTCGGGCGCCACACTAGGTGACACGAACGTCAGATGCTCGCGATTTCCCCGATTTTCGTCGCGTCGACCGCCGGACCCGCCGTCACCCGATCGGCAGGGTCAGGCGTGCCGACTCAGCAGGAGCGTCCCCGCGATGGGGCCACCGCCGTTGCCGACCGCAGCCACCTCGGCACCGGCCACCTGCCGGGCGCCGGCCTCGCCCCGGAGCTGGAGCACCGCCTCGTGGATGAACCCGAAGCCGTGCAACCTTCCCGCCGAGAGCTGGCCCCCGTGGGTGTTGAGCGGCAGCTCGCCGTCGAGCGCGATCCGGCTGCCGCCCTCGATGAACGGGCCCGACTC
Proteins encoded in this region:
- a CDS encoding ABC transporter substrate-binding protein, which codes for MRMRNRLLAIVLALAFVAAACSNSDSDSGSSPSTTSGSSGTAVEGDRDTFVEISGVPGVTDDAISYAVIGTKANNPLGTCILDCYEAGVKAYFEYQNTEFNGIYGRQLEIGQTLDDELAQNQARSIEVISGGEAFGVFVATLVASGYGDLNDAGVPTYGWGIHATEVTGREAIFPSAPPACADCTTRGGSYLLQQAGKTKVASLGYGVSENSKVCSQSRKESFEKYSDVTGAEVVYFNDDLAFGLPNGIGPEVTAMKDAGVEYISTCMDLNGMKTLAQELDRQGMSDVILDHPNTYNQAFVTEAGTIFEGDYVTPVFRPFEATPNEAQQKFEEYIAKVGAEPSELAMTGWINATQAVQGLLLAGPDFTRQSVIDATNTQTADTAGGLLPPIDWTRQHTPPTQETPEDGSVFECFAPVKVVNGQFETVADPATPFICWPNTSRDWVEPEQKDFEAS